CACCTCACTGATGGTAAAATtatgctttttgctttttaaaaaagtttttttaaaaaacttttgtaataaaataacacaaaataaaatttttttaattcttgtaGATATTTTCAACTGCATCTCCTCACTAAAACGTAACATCCTGAGCACCAAATATACCTTCTGCCCTTGCTTGGGTATAAAGTTTGCTTTTAAAGTAACCCTTTCAAAAGTCAGCATTTGGTCTGTCCGTGTGTCCTTTGTCCAAGAATCATAACAGGCTCAAAGGACTCTATTGGTTTAGTTCTACCAATCAACCCCGATTATGCTGGTGTCTACATGCTTCCTGTTCTCCTCATCAGACTTTGGTGTCTCCTGGATCAGCTCCACGGGTCAGAGCTGTGTTTCTGGTTGTAGTTCTGCAGCTCGATCTGGTCTTTGATCTGGTTCATCAGAATCTGAGACAAAAGCATTCCAGCCAGCTGCAAACCAGAAAACATGACAGAAGGTTGAACATGTGTCTCTTCTATTAGAAGCTGTGTGAGTGTTGGTATGTAATCCTCTACCTGTGGTATAGCCAGTCCCAGCGCAATGCCTCCTAGTAAGAACAGGTTGCTGTGGATCCAATCAACTATTTTGTCTATGCAGCCATTGGTGTGAATGCGGTTTCCAGCCTCGATGTAATCCAATTCCTGAATGTTGTGACCGCACATGGTGTTGATTACCTGCCCGCAAACGAGCACACAgttaaaacacatgaaaaacaacaaaaatgaaccACAAAAATCAGTATCAGCATATTCTTAAAAGCAAGTTCACCGTGTCATTTCTTAAGATACAGCAGGAAAAGGGGACAGAGCAGCGTTCTCGGCTGGGGTTGTCCTTGCTGCAGTTGAAATACATGTTCTGTGACCAGTCCAAGTACCTCAAAGCACCACAGCAGTCAAACTGATGAGACAGAAGAGATCAGAAGATGGAGTAGCCACCTAAAAGGCTGCCATCACCCCAACAATTCCACCTTCAGGCTAAATCCTTACCTCTTCCTGACCAAAATCAATAAGGTTTTGCAGATCAATATCATCTCTGTAGTGGACAATGGCATTGTTGATCACCTCGGTCACTTTACCTCTTGCcttgaaagaaaaatgaaaaagtattttatggataaaaaaagtaaataaaacaatgaaataaatcTAGATTAATATGGACAACGTGCAGCAGAGGGCGCTCTCATTTTATAATACACaacctctctccctgtgtgtgttgtttgctTCGTTGGCTGCCAACTCTGACAAGATCAGGAGTTTGGAGCAACCAAACGTGGCACACATGTACATGTTAGGGCCTTGAAGAGTTTCATCTCCGTCAGATTTTGTAACGtcatcatgttgcctagcaacctaaacctttttaaaatcatcctatatttaaatctttttttttttttttttgcctgtcccgtttggctcttttgccatcagaattattgtctaaaggcgaagaaagatgcccaatggatttactttaccaaatggactgtcccagccttgccgtaatggtctatttgattcaccttttattgtttattttattttttattttcactttctagatacgggacagacttgaatgaggaaaagaaaagggagaaagaaagaggggaaaaaaacagcggagaagagggacggggataaagggcaaaaaacaaaacccaacaaaataagcagacaaaaatacataaatcaatcacctggatcactcgttgagaaagaaaaaagaaaacaagcatttaacaagggataaacaacatcatgatgatatatgggaatataacagtaaatactaaatattaaacattattgtgcagcacgtaagatcgacagcgcacagtgtgctttaaggtaggagccaaaaagagtgtagtttgtgtgtgtgagcacccgtgtgtacacctgtgagcatgaacgcgtttgtttttaaaaggttcctacaTGTAATGATCTcttagagggtgtggggagccacagccctgtcctccagggcatgaagcaggtatggaggagatcaaaactccagacatccagaggcccccagaacacaagagaccaaggaagaccaacagaggggcagctgcgccactgtcccagaaagagctgaggagagtcccagatgaggggtcactcagcagccgtagAGCataagccagggggggttgcagtgacgtgcccgggagctccgccggcagccagccgtgcctgagtgaccgagccccaggccgagaggccgagggcaccccacccccgaagtggcccgagcgagccccaggctccagggcccgataagcagccaccaaggagtgagccggtgtgtacctggactcccatccccggacacaaagacccaccaacgcaccgatgtctgagggtgtctgccactggcaggggaagtggtggtggggggagataggcctccaaaccttggaggacctgggatgtccccagagaggtggcgtctgatacccaacctgacatatggacacagacaaacaggcacacacagatacaaacatccattcccaccctcatgctctcatatgcaattactcaacactcacccaacgtggagacaaacacaaagagacactgtacacacaatcacactccccaagcgtactctaagccccaggtctaggtacccctTGAGctggaaactgcacccagacccaggtggtgttacccttttccctgcggtggggagatgcagaccaccccgactccgcagcagcagggaggccccacattccagaccccagtcggacggccaactcctcctcccagcccccccgctccagcaggccacagagaacgggggtgtgagaagactccaaacctccctctgcccgctcatatgtagtgttgatgcatgtgtgttctaaggtgcatttaaaacccaggaggacatggagctacctgccagagagcagcaggtaagcgcacagcccctcctgatagccctcaatgtctacgtgtatttaaaattgagaggtgagcaacgacgccaggggtgaggtgtacaccctgatggcaATTTGGAgtccgtgtagcgtgcccacccccaagatcctatatgtacgtgttatgagagtgtgagtaatgtgaatgtctaagttgtgagataaaattgaaaacaacatttaaatcttacaacaaTAACATCTCCTTTCTATCCAAAAACTTCATTTAGGTAACTAAGCATCTTCCTAGCAATGGGAAATAATGGCCTGTTTTTAAAGCaatctatttttatttcacgACAATCACGTCAAATTTATATCCACAAAAGCTTAGTTATACACGATacaatatattatataatcATGTTGCACAGCAACCAACTAGTGATGAGCTAAAATGACTTTTATTTGTTGtcgttgtttgtttgttgggtttttttttaattaaaagaaaattaatatcATGTGCAACATCATTAATAGGCAAAAGAAGTAGTCTTAAGCACCAGTTTGGAGCATGCTTTTCAAGGTTTTATATTAATGTGAAGCTACTGTATAACCTCTCATATGACTAGTGCTGATATTCTgtataaacataaaacaaaactgtataAAAATCATCAAATGATAAAGAGCCCCCCAAAAGACTATTACACCCAAAGTTATTTATTATAGAAGGAGCAACAAAAGAAACCTATTTAAGTTTTGAAAGAGTTGAGAATACAGAGAACTGAAATACATTTGTGTTTACATTATTCTGATTGATAGAACAGTCCATATTGTTCGATTACCTTATCTGAAAAGATGAAGCCCAGGACACCAGCAGTCAGCTGCAGGATGAAGATCACGATCAGACAGATACAGAACTGGGAGGAGGGAAAAAGAGCAGTCGTTACCACATTGTAATTTAaacctcctcctgtgtctccaTGAAGCTGTTGCTTATGAGCGCCTcacttgtaaaaaaaatgtgcagattAAGCAAGAAAGCAGAGAACAACTAGTGAACTCTagaagcaaaatattttaatggtttCCTAGTGTAACCTGTTTGCTTGGCATAGATAGCACAAATATAACCAATGATCTTAAAAGATTGTGCATTTGGACCCTTAAAGAtataataaaaactttaaaatccaTTAAATTCTTCTTCCTCACAGTTTGCAAGAGGCAGAGGTTTTCTCGGAGGGACCCCACACAACCGCAGAAGGTGATGATGAACATGAGGACCCCCACAATCAACAGCATTACAGCGGGGTCCACAGCGAGACATGCGAGCGCTGTTTCTAAAGCAGAAGGGGAGAGAGAAGACACTCAAAGGataacacagacagagagggcaGGCTGGGAAACATTTCTGGAAATATAattcaaaaactgcattttcaagTATGTTTTTAGTGAAAAAGTGGACTAACAAAGCCttacagaaacaaaagcacTCTACCTATATGTGATGGGACTCCCACTGTGTTATTAAAAAAGACTGTATGCTTCATAAATAGAGAATTGTTTTACCTGCGTGTTTCACAATGCGGGCATACACTCCGATTAACACCAACACCAGAGAAATTATCTGAGAACAAACACATAGAAAAAAAGATTACCCAAGATTTCTTTATCCTTGgggcaattaaaaaaaaattagaagtGAAGTGTAATATGCACTCGAGGGGAATATGAAGAAATATTTCTCTTATGTTTCTGCTTGTACAGGGTGCATCATCATCTTTCCAGAACACTCAATTacaataataagaaaaatgtgCAGTGGCTACACATGAGTCACCGATAAGGCTGCACTGATGATTTTCCAGAAACATTCACTCTGAATCAGTGttaaactgcatcaccaacaaTTGGTTGTTAAAACTAGGAGATTCTTCCAGTCTCTCTGCTTTAATCTGACTATATTAACCTACAGCAACCTGCagacttcattaaaaaaaataaaggctcTTTCACTCTGCACTGCTTTCTCAGTCTCAATAGAATAATAGTAAATACTCTTCCCAGCCTGAATGACATAGATCGAGTTACTGCAGACACTGCGCCTTAATGTGGTGGGAGAGAGAGGTCaggtttgtctttttggaagggTTTAGTTTCACagtcaaagggaaaaaaagggaaaaaaacccacagggGTGATATTAGGAAGGTAATTCATGTCTGCATACGAGTCAGTAATTGCCATGAAAAGAAGTGGCGCGCACTACGAGACTCACTGTAGCTGGAGGGAGCAGAAATGACAACACATTCCATACAAGTTTTTACAGACTTATCCTGTTTGTACACGAGCACTGCCTCAATACTGCTGACACACttatacacaaaaaaaaaacaaaaaaccatgcaaaaaatgaaacaattacAAATATAATAGAATGTGCAAAGGAAACACTACAAACACTGAGCAAGGACATaagaaaaacactaaaactTCATGTCAGATCTTGGTTTAAGCATTCTAATTTTCCTGAAAAAGGGTTAGTCTCCTCACATGGATCTAAACCTCAGCTGGTTAAATCTGCAACAAGAGATCAACTCTAAAAATGCTGTAAGAAATCTCCTTAAGTTCTGGCCCACGGTCACCTGACACCGCAACCCACTGATGGGAACGTTTTGTTTACAACCAACCTTCTGAGCTTCGCAGTTTTACATAATTTGCGGAATTTTAATTTGAATGATGTTATTCAGTCATTTGTTGAAATAGAGATGTATCACCACCTGCACAACCTGGCACAGGGGACAACCTCTGTCAGGAAACAGATGTGAGGTGGGGACATTAAACAAATGTGTGGCCCCATGAGCACATTGACCCTGAAAGTTTGCTTGGCATTGAGTAtgtaacaaaaaaggaaatcagtgaAACTGGGAAAACTCCTTTGTGTTCACATTTTCTGGTGGCTGAAACAAACCACAGCACTGACTGAGGTGACCAAATCCAATCCTGATTTTCAAAGTGAGAATAAAACTTAGTCAATGTTTAAACACTGAGCTGAGAACACCTggtgtatttgtttgtgtgtatgcctTTGTGAGTGAGACCCATACTTCCTTCTCCCTTCTACTCTTTCCCTCAGTTTCACTCTGAACACCAAAGTTAAAGAACAACTAAGTGAAACAAAGCAGCAAAGTGTTCCGCTGACAAGGAAGTGATGCCTTACATGGTTGGCATAACTGAAATCACAGCATAAACGTCTTTGAACTATTTGTTAGTCAAACGTCCCCTGGAAGCTCCAAAGACAAATGATTAACCAGCACACAGAGTTCCTAAAATGAAGGTCACCACACGCAGAGATCAGTCAGTCAATGCTTTTATAATAGCGCGCGATTACTTacccaaaatataaaattaaatatgaacagCAGGTACTTCACAGCTGGGCTGACAAACGTAAACTCCTCGTCAGATCTAGGTGCGCCTCTGCTTGTTCGTGCCATGGCGACAGGTGAGCGTCTTTATTCAAGTTTGCGCGCAAAAAGAGCCAAAAGCTGGGAAAAGGTGTTTCCTAAAGTTAAACCGAACACCTCTCAGCATGATGACGACGACTGATTTGCTGACATGCTGACACATAACAGTAAGGTAACGAGTTCCCAGCTGCCCGCCGACCCTGGTTGATAGTAGCAGGGTGTGTAAAAACTGGGTGTTCCCATTTTttctccactgtgttttttttttgttgtgtgtgtttttgttttgttttgtttttgtttttgcactaaATGTTCCCTGATATTAACAGGGTCCAAGCactgatttaaaagactgagttGGGATTTTATTAATTGGAAACAACGGTTACATTATCAAtaagtacaaaaataaaagcccaatTGTAAGTAAACATGTATGAATGCAACACTAGAGacaaaaaagggcaaaaaatagcatatggaaaaaaatatgatttttcttttcttttctagtcTATTAGAAAAAAGTAAACGTGAACCACATTTGAGCTAAAACTGTCCTCTCGctgtctgcttttattttgaaggcacgATATCGTCATAACATCCGCTTTACCAAGAGGTTATTTCCGTGTTTATTAGGATGTCTGCAGAAGTAATAATCAGTCAAttttatagaaatatataaaatacgaAAATGGCGTGGAAAAGCGAAGGTTTGTGCGATGTTGCGCGTTTGTTTGCTagtaggtttatttattttctttagctCAGAGAAGCCTTCTTAAAACAATTAGGCTGTTAAGCTAACGTTGCTAATTCTCTCTATTCGTATAGCTGTAACCTGTTAATTGCAGTTTCTAGTTAAATTATGTGGTGCTTTCACTCCAAAACCTTTGTTTCCAGTGTCTTCGGCAGACCGTGTTCTTCCTCCAGCCTCTCTGCGTCTCCTTGTCCCTCCAGTGAGACTCATGTCTGCCTTCGTGTGGCAGGTAGCGCAGCAGCTCAAAGTGATGCAGTATGACAAGCTGGCGGACTTCATCAGTTTGGCAACAGAGATGGTCCCAGAGCTGCTCAGTCCCACCCAGAAGGCTCAGCTCATCCTGGGCCTGAGAGCAAGGGTAAGGGATTAGTCCCAactgtaaatacattttaatgtcagTGAAGCTGAGATGAGGAATTAATAACCTATACTAATGTAGTACTTATCTATGTGGCCCCTCAGAGGGTCTTTTTCCTGCCTTCACCTTAATGTGCTAGTGCATGTCTAAGTAATAATATATATGGTAGGTTTTGAATATTGTTGTTAACcacaatttacattttcaccACATTTAAAAGGCTTTGGTAGTTAATTGAACTACTTGGAACATTAGTGAACGTTCCCAGGTGTGGCCAACCTACCAAAAGTGCTCCAAGAGTACATCGACAACTCATCCAGGTGGTTGCAAAACAGTCTTGTTACATCTGGgataaaagtaacacagcatttctttaaaaaaaacatcataccaacagtaaaACATGGAAGTGGTAGTGTGACAGTCTGAAgctactttgttgtttcaggacAGGATGACTTGCTATAATTGGTGGAACCACGAATTCTGCTCTATTCTAGAAAATCCTAAAGGAGAATGTCCAGCTATCGGGTCATGccctgaaagttttttttttttttaggttatttATTCAGCTTATTTTCGTCTAATATTGCAACTTGTTTGATGTAAGTGTGAGAACCAGACAAAAATCTGATCTCAGGAGggtggcaaatactttttcatagcACTTAATGTAAGGCACGAGTTCTGTTAttcatcatttcattcattacatttttgttgCTTTCGAAGTTGAAGTGTTTTGTGTTGCTTGTTATTACATGCCTAAATATTGTGCTTCTGCTCATAGTGACAGtcgttttttttccacagtatgtcgtgatcttttttttttgcagctggtTCTTGAGCTGTGTCGAGGTGATGGTGTATCCAACCTGCAGATGATCCAGAGTCAACTAGATAAAGTCCACACCTGCAGTGTTGAGCTGAGCTCTAATCAGGAGATGGTGGGTGTTTTTAAAGACAATTCAGAGCTGTTTCATCACcaaatttaaaaagacaaaaaagcaagcaaacaaaaaattagacaaacaATGAGCTTTAggaaaaaatagattaaaaatacagaaaaaaacctttttcctgTATTGTGTGTCTTCTTTTTGACAGGCCAGTTCTGATATATTGAAGACATCATACAGCAACTTTGCTAGCCTGGTTCAGAACATTTTGAATGTTCCTTTTGAGAAGGAGTTCTTTTTTCAGGTAAGTTGGTTTCTGAAAAATTCACAAGTCATAAGTTTTGAAGCCTCTGATTTAGCTACAATCAGTGGCTCATATGGTTCTAACTTATCAGTCACAAGGTAGCCACAATCTGTTTTTTTCGTTTTCTGCACACAGTACCATAATTTACATGttgtattaaatgtataaccTATAATCTATGCTTCTCATCAAGTAGATGAACCTATAGTTCAGATATGATTTCTTTAGGAGGTTTTTCCTGCCAACTACGGCTCCATCTATAACCAAAGGATCCAGCAGCTTGTGTCCATCTTTCTGTCCAGACTTGAAGAGCTGCTGCCAGTACCAGACCTGCAGCAGGTACTCCAGCAGTACTACAAAAGTAATTTGCAGCACGAGATCAAAATTTGTAACCTCTAAGATTTTTTGTTCTCTTACAACCTGCATTTCTGTGGTCTTTTCTTTCCATCTCAGACAGCAGCTTGGCTCAATGAAACACCTGTATCAGAAGAAATTGGACTCCATCTGTCTGAACCCTTCAGTTTGAAGACCCTGCTGCATCATCACAGACAGACGGGGACTCTAAGTTCAGGTGggaaccttttttctttttttttaatgaagtatTATAAATGAGTGAGTAATGTGTAATATTATCGGGctttcttctctgacagcacgGTCAAGCAGTGAGGACGATGTCATTTTGTCCACACTAGCCCTCCCTTCTCAAATTGTCGCAGAGGGGTTCACTGAGGCTTATAGTCAGGAAGATCATGACAGTGAAGAACAAACACCATCACTGGAGGGCTTAGAAGAAGAATCAAGTCAAAGCTTTGATGTCACGGCAAATGATTGGCTGCCAAAAAAGAAACCAGGTCAGAAAAAAAAGTAGGAGACCAATATTACTCTTGAATCAGTTAGTCTTATCTCTCTGACTTGCTGtgctttgtactgttttcaggTCCTTTCTCTTGTTTATTCATCTGCCCTCAGTGCTCATTCACACATCGCATAAAGAGAAAAGTCCAGGAGCACATCCAGAGTGAGCACCAGATAACCGCTTCTATTCACACAAACTTTTCTGGGAAAAAAGTCAGGAAGAAGATACGTCAGAATGCTGTGAAAAATCAAGTAAAAGGTGACTCAGACAAACGGAGGAAAACCGAACCAAAAAGTGTGGCTAAAAACTGGGAATGCAAGCAGAAAAATGACAATgtagaaaataaggaaaagcgtAGATGGAAAGAGCCCAAGCAGGAAGACAGAAGGTTTCTGAGCACGCGACCTGTGAACAAAAACTTCACAGAGAAAGAAACCAAATGTCCGATGTGTGAAAAGTTCTTTGAACATCCAAATCAATTGAAGGCTCACATGAAGCTCCACAGCTTCCCCTACCGCTGCAGCCAGTGCGAGAAAGGATTCACCAGCCCATCAGGCTTTTATCAGCACCAGAGGCTTCATAAGAGAGGACGAATATTCATCTGTAACCAGTGCAACAAGGGATTCCTGTGCAGGTATGCACTCAAGCAGCATGAACGCCTGCACAACGGTCCCACCAACTTGTGCAACATCTGCGGGAAATGGTTCAGCAAAGCTGGCATCACGAGACACATGCAGATGCACAGAGGGGAGAAAAACTACCTCTGCACCACTTGCGGGAAATCCTTCTTGTCTTCGGGCGAGCTGCTGCTGCACACTCGGTCTCACACGGGGGAGACGCCCTACACCTGCGTCCAGTGCGGGAAGGGTTTCTCCAGCAAAAGTCACCTAAATGTCCACATGCGCTCTCATACAGGGGAGCGCCCATACCTGTGCTCTGAATGCCCCAAGCGTTTCCTTACGTTAAACTGCCTAAAGAGACACACACTCAGCCACAATGGGGTGAAACCATTCAAGTGTCCAAACTGCGAGAGAGAATTCTCGCAGCAGGGGAATCTGAAAAGACACCTTGCCACTCATAAACCCCACATGTAGTTTGCAGTTCTTATTTTATTGTCAGTCAAACAAGTATATTTCAAACTGGAATTCCAGAATGAACTACCTTCTGTACGAAGAAATAAGTGTGGGAAGCATTAACCATGCAATCGCTGGAAGTATaagctttgttttcttcagtgtattcGGCAGGCATTAAAGTGCACTTGAGCATATACTTACCATCAGCGATGTCAATTTCATTTTAGTTTCACACACCATTACACTCGCTCACATTGTAGTGTAGAAAATCTGATGATGAAGCTTTCTGGGTGGAGTGCTGGTTAAATATGCAACACTTTCACTTTTCAGCTCTCTGTAAAACTATTCTAACTTCATCCCTGTTTAAGAAACCTGCAGCCTTCCCTTTGAGCTGAATCCTATGAATGTTCTTGTGCCACTGAATTTTTTTTGGCATTCTtgtcaaaaatgtaattatcttaaaatttgggggttttctcAAAATTTAGATGTATTCACTTGAACAAAGTTTCAACAACTTTAAATTCTGACTTGtggaaggtgttttttttcagcAGGGGAACAAAAACTCTGTAGGACACAACCCGAAACGTCAGAGAAAACCAGTGCAATCTACACATCCGTTAGCGCCTGAGTGTCATTTCAAGTTTCAGTTGTTTCTTTGGCATTGTCTTACTGTGCGGGATCACCTCACTGCTGCCAGGTGAAGTGattaacatttatttgttaCAATGAAGAAGCCAGGAAATGTCCTCCCAGCATTCACCTTAAAGTTTCTGCAAATCAGGCACACCACCTCTCCCTCAATGACACCTTCTGCATTCAAACTTTGGAAGGAGCCAGGACTGATCCACAGAGTCCTTTACAAACATAGGCATCTGGAAACTTAGAGTGAACACATTTTCTTCCAAAGTTGGACATGTTTAGAGAGCAAAAGCCCACACAGTTCTTAGAAGGAACTcagtagtgttttgttttgtatgagACCCTCTTGTTCTTTGTGAAATAGCTGGTCCATACAATAGCTTTTCAGGACCTTTGATAGTTTTACCGTATTGCATTCACGGCACTTAGGTCATGTCAGAGTTAGTCTATTGAGGAACATGTGAGGATAGAGAcctgtgaaaaacacacaccaCTGTAGGAAATGCAatttatttgcaattttttaatAACATCATTCCTCAGATAAAAATGCAATGTTACAGGAATATACATCAGATATTAATTTAAAACTTGCTTTCAAGGGACCATACAGTCTAAAtatactttttccttttttatttacttgtagCGTGCGTTATAAGCAAGACAGACTCTGTCACCAATGACAGACTGACAAGTTACAGATACAAACTGTACATTACTTATTTACAAATCaactttttgtttggttttttctttcactttttattgaAAATAGGAGTAGAAAAAGTGATTGAATTAATAttctgatttatttcatttgtattCTTTCCCTTtctaaaatctaaaatgaaatgaaggagaaaaaaaatcaagatctctcttttagaaaaaaaagcagaacgagaggaagaaaaaataaaaaggttgtgTCAATCGTGAGATCATGTCACTTAGCAACCTCAGAACAAATGAAATTCCTCGCACAGTCGAGGGGGAGTGGCTTACGTTAAAGAAttcagttacaaaaaaaagaaaagaaaagaaaaaaaatggccaTCTGTCTCCAAAGCTACCAAGCACAATAACACACTCTAGTTCATTTTTCTGATCGTAAATAGTGCTGTTattaaatactacatttaaCAGTAGCGTCACTACTAATATTACAAGGAATTGGTCTTTGTGTGAtcacctctctccaaaaaaataaactcaAGGATTGACAACAGACATCTCTctgacagagaagaagaagaaaaacagctcaGTCCTGTTAATGGCCCTTTAACACTTTGCATGAGTAGTGACGTACACGTAAGATCATACAGAGCAGCATAGCCCTGATATATAAATGAGGAACAGAAAGAAGATAAAGACTGTGCTGTACGTAGAGCTGCGATTCTCTTGCCACTAAATCAAGCTGGCCAAAAGCAGGGAAGTGCCTTCTTTGCTTAAAGAGATGCTCCTGCATCATCAGTAATGGAAGAAAACACTCATGATGCTCTCAAATGGGCCCACTCATCTATTTAAAGCTGCATCTGCACACGCACAAACAGATACAAGACCTCTATGTTTCTAACTCAACTGAGGCCTTTTATGTCTGTGCTGGTCAGAACATCTCTCTTCCATTAATGGCTACGTAGAAGGAAAATCTACAAATATAAAGTGACTCCTCAGGTGTGAGTAAGAGCATATAACTGTATCCTACATTCACGGGGTGATTGGAGAAATAATTCTCATCTGCGATGCAATGTTAAATAGCTCTTGTTTGTAAAATGAAGAGTGGAGAAGCAGATACAGGCGGAGACATTCGTGGTTTTAATGAGGTGAAAGCTGTTCCAAAACCAGAACCGCTGACAGTCAAGTCTGCATTGTAAAGCTGCTGCCACACCTCTGAAGTAATATCCCAAAGAGAGTCGCGTTTGCTGCTACGGAAAGACTCAATCTTAGTGTCAAAACTGAGTGCCAGGCAGGGCTCTCTGTGATTTGGAATGAATGCGGGATAACACACAAGGTCTTTGAGGTCCTGACAAAACAGTCATACTAAATATTCACATAAAAGGTGCTGTTGTAGGTGCCGCTATACAATGAGTGAATTCTAGTCTATACATTATTCCTAAACCCACTGGGCAAGCAAATTTCATCTATCAGGTTCAGCTAAGAGCTTAGCAGCCCTGGAAAAACGTCGCCACCAATATCTG
The Astatotilapia calliptera chromosome 17, fAstCal1.2, whole genome shotgun sequence genome window above contains:
- the LOC113009765 gene encoding oocyte zinc finger protein XlCOF6-like isoform X3 yields the protein MAWKSEVSSADRVLPPASLRLLVPPVRLMSAFVWQVAQQLKVMQYDKLADFISLATEMVPELLSPTQKAQLILGLRARLVLELCRGDGVSNLQMIQSQLDKVHTCSVELSSNQEMASSDILKTSYSNFASLVQNILNVPFEKEFFFQEVFPANYGSIYNQRIQQLVSIFLSRLEELLPVPDLQQTAAWLNETPVSEEIGLHLSEPFSLKTLLHHHRQTGTLSSARSSSEDDVILSTLALPSQIVAEGFTEAYSQEDHDSEEQTPSLEGLEEESSQSFDVTANDWLPKKKPGPFSCLFICPQCSFTHRIKRKVQEHIQSEHQITASIHTNFSGKKVRKKIRQNAVKNQVKGDSDKRRKTEPKSVAKNWECKQKNDNVENKEKRRWKEPKQEDRRFLSTRPVNKNFTEKETKCPMCEKFFEHPNQLKAHMKLHSFPYRCSQCEKGFTSPSGFYQHQRLHKRGRIFICNQCNKGFLCRYALKQHERLHNGPTNLCNICGKWFSKAGITRHMQMHRGEKNYLCTTCGKSFLSSGELLLHTRSHTGETPYTCVQCGKGFSSKSHLNVHMRSHTGERPYLCSECPKRFLTLNCLKRHTLSHNGVKPFKCPNCEREFSQQGNLKRHLATHKPHM
- the LOC113009765 gene encoding zinc finger protein 239-like isoform X4, with product MSAFVWQVAQQLKVMQYDKLADFISLATEMVPELLSPTQKAQLILGLRARLVLELCRGDGVSNLQMIQSQLDKVHTCSVELSSNQEMASSDILKTSYSNFASLVQNILNVPFEKEFFFQEVFPANYGSIYNQRIQQLVSIFLSRLEELLPVPDLQQTAAWLNETPVSEEIGLHLSEPFSLKTLLHHHRQTGTLSSARSSSEDDVILSTLALPSQIVAEGFTEAYSQEDHDSEEQTPSLEGLEEESSQSFDVTANDWLPKKKPGPFSCLFICPQCSFTHRIKRKVQEHIQSEHQITASIHTNFSGKKVRKKIRQNAVKNQVKGDSDKRRKTEPKSVAKNWECKQKNDNVENKEKRRWKEPKQEDRRFLSTRPVNKNFTEKETKCPMCEKFFEHPNQLKAHMKLHSFPYRCSQCEKGFTSPSGFYQHQRLHKRGRIFICNQCNKGFLCRYALKQHERLHNGPTNLCNICGKWFSKAGITRHMQMHRGEKNYLCTTCGKSFLSSGELLLHTRSHTGETPYTCVQCGKGFSSKSHLNVHMRSHTGERPYLCSECPKRFLTLNCLKRHTLSHNGVKPFKCPNCEREFSQQGNLKRHLATHKPHM
- the LOC113009765 gene encoding zinc finger protein 239-like isoform X6, with amino-acid sequence MQYDKLADFISLATEMVPELLSPTQKAQLILGLRARLVLELCRGDGVSNLQMIQSQLDKVHTCSVELSSNQEMASSDILKTSYSNFASLVQNILNVPFEKEFFFQEVFPANYGSIYNQRIQQLVSIFLSRLEELLPVPDLQQTAAWLNETPVSEEIGLHLSEPFSLKTLLHHHRQTGTLSSARSSSEDDVILSTLALPSQIVAEGFTEAYSQEDHDSEEQTPSLEGLEEESSQSFDVTANDWLPKKKPGPFSCLFICPQCSFTHRIKRKVQEHIQSEHQITASIHTNFSGKKVRKKIRQNAVKNQVKGDSDKRRKTEPKSVAKNWECKQKNDNVENKEKRRWKEPKQEDRRFLSTRPVNKNFTEKETKCPMCEKFFEHPNQLKAHMKLHSFPYRCSQCEKGFTSPSGFYQHQRLHKRGRIFICNQCNKGFLCRYALKQHERLHNGPTNLCNICGKWFSKAGITRHMQMHRGEKNYLCTTCGKSFLSSGELLLHTRSHTGETPYTCVQCGKGFSSKSHLNVHMRSHTGERPYLCSECPKRFLTLNCLKRHTLSHNGVKPFKCPNCEREFSQQGNLKRHLATHKPHM